ATTTCTTAAAATGTGGTTCAGGGTTGTATGGGAATTTAAAGCTTAGGTATCTCTCTACCTAGTGTGTGCACGGCTTGTACTCACCTAAACCTACCAAATCCCAATATGCTCCCGGCCTCCCCTATCGGCAGTTTGAAGTAATCCAAAAGCGACGCCAACTGGACCGGGGGTCTACCTAACCCGTCCTCACTCTGCAGCAGCGCCAAGTCGTACGTCTTGTTGCCGCCGTTGTAGAGGGGATGCACGCGCACGTCGGACACGGGGTGAGACCGACCCTTGTTTAGGGCGCCGTAGTTGTCCATTATCACGAAGTTATCTAGTGAGTCCACCTGTATGAGTAAATGTTAAACTCATTTTAAATATCGAAATTAACGTAGGTATAGAGATTCGCTCGCTCATTATTACAAACATCTATTTTATTCCACCAAGTGAGCGCGTGCTTCTCCTAATAATGGAACTTAGGTATGATATGAATAGATAGGTACCATTCGTAGATTGCTTCAACTTCAAGATGGCttaaattaaaagtttgatGGGTCCCATTCAGATAATCTGATCAACAGGACTTCGCCAAGGCCTTCACGTAACGCCTGTTATTGTCAGCTAACCCAGACAGAACCGATTGCCACAATCCGGTTGCGTTGGTTGAGTATAGACAAATTACCTCTTCATAATCCAAGCATCAGCTCGCAGCAGTGACCACTGACCCACAGCTCAGTCACGACGGTCAGAATACAACCGAACGTCACGCCACTCGGCTTGAACTTGACTAGGACCATAACGTGACGTTTCTCACTGTCTGACATGATTGGCAATCTGATTGCGCAGATCAAATTACCTCTTCAATAGAATCCAAGCAGCTCGCAGCGGTAACCACCCACCGCTCAGCCACGACAGTAAGTATACACCCGAACGTCACGCCACTCGGTTTGATCTTCACTAGCGCCATAACGTGAAGTTTCTCGCTCTCATCGGCTAGCTCGCCGTCCGACGTGATTGGTACGATCTGGTCGGGGTGGGTGGGCGTTGTGTACCTTGGGGCGGCCGTTGAGTATGGACTGAGGAGTAAACGTTTTTACGAGGTTTTATTGACCGTAGCGGCAGAGTAGGTTTTAGGTAGAGTTGTTATAACGGGTCAGTTTCTCAATTTTTCCGATGAATtggatgacaatgcaatattaagGTAGGTGTTTATGGTTTATGACTCCTATACCTATAGCTGACTTGATGTCAGAGAATtcttacaaaatttaaatactttttatttcagAGGGTCATACTCAATCCCTTTTTGTAATCAGGTACCTTGTAGCATCAGTTTCGTTCGCAGACGGCGTTGTCAAATTACTTTTTTGTTCTTTAGTATAAGTGCAGGTTGGCCGCGATTTTTTACTACTAGAAGTCGATTTCTTTGTTACATTTTTTGGAGCTACGGTGGTAATATCACTGACTATGGCACGATCCGTTGTACTCTCATCAACCACCCCATGACACGTAAGAAGATggataactaaaaatattaaaaacactagAAGTAATATTAATAGTAAAGCTTCTATTATGGTCAAAAATATTTCTACGGGCGTAAATGCCTTTAGCCATCCCTTGAATTCTTCCCAACATTTCTGGCACCCGTTTGGCATTTTACATTTTATGATTTGCGCGGCCGACTGGTTTTTTTAGGTTTATATTTATACGCTATTTGGTTTATAAAATGATTTAAAGATAATCGATGAATGGTCTTACAAACATTATGGAGTCGTTTTATCTTTCATATATGTGTGGTAGAcgaaaatattgtaataaaaataatcctTAAAAAAGTAGAATCGTTTATTGCGAACCATTGCAAGAATATTATTACAATGAGAAGACAAAAAGAGTGTTGTGGTCAATCAATGGCTTAACGATACAAATCTATCCTTACATCCTTAGGGGGAGAATCGctacatttggttttttttgctTGTCAGctataatcaaaatcaaaatcaaaataatttattcagcaaataggccacaggggcacttttacacgtcacatgtacataggtatttaaaaaaatatttaaaattgagttgaaattacaattgatactattatatactaattctaagttctaactaaagttaactctatacaattaattagagatatagaaggtctctaaatgtcgaattacaaccaagaactacact
This genomic stretch from Leguminivora glycinivorella isolate SPB_JAAS2020 chromosome Z, LegGlyc_1.1, whole genome shotgun sequence harbors:
- the LOC125241185 gene encoding trypsin-like; amino-acid sequence: MPNGCQKCWEEFKGWLKAFTPVEIFLTIIEALLLILLLVFLIFLVIHLLTCHGVVDESTTDRAIVSDITTVAPKNVTKKSTSSSKKSRPTCTYTKEQKSNLTTPSANETDATSPYSTAAPRYTTPTHPDQIVPITSDGELADESEKLHVMALVKIKPSGVTFGCILTVVAERWVVTAASCLDSIEEVDSLDNFVIMDNYGALNKGRSHPVSDVRVHPLYNGGNKTYDLALLQSEDGLGRPPVQLASLLDYFKLPIGEAGSILGFGRFRTIDQSVPQQVHSAVVHILPYSHCDSPEYRERHLIPLAPVAHGRCGASPLCLGVLHARGAPCNYCAGAPLMRAGKLLGVMADNEQCGAACEPALYANVAAERQWLHASLS